A stretch of the Acidobacteriaceae bacterium genome encodes the following:
- a CDS encoding tagatose 1,6-diphosphate aldolase: MKLTPGKLAGLNAVSDSRGVIAAAAMDQRGSLQKSLGQARGAQADAHDLEVFKTLVTDVLTQRASAILLDPEFGLPASKHRHGKGLLLAYEKTGYDAATPGRLPDLLDHWSVGRLKEAGADCIKILLYYTPFDPPAINDVKHAFIERIGAECRAFDIPFFCEFVGYDADGGDEKSVEYARKKPSIVAGSMKEFSNPKYGIDVLKVEVPIVMEFVGGSKANKGQSAYTRAEAMQHFRDAAAVTNLPFIYLSAGVSNPVFIETLELCNESGVAYNGVLCGRATWKDGIPIYATKGEQAFRDWLNTTGVENIDNVNRALQGATPWKSKVENA, encoded by the coding sequence ATGAAGCTCACACCAGGAAAGCTCGCCGGCCTCAACGCAGTATCTGACTCGCGCGGCGTCATCGCCGCAGCGGCCATGGATCAGCGTGGGTCGCTGCAGAAATCGCTCGGCCAGGCACGCGGCGCCCAGGCAGACGCCCATGACCTCGAGGTCTTCAAGACGCTCGTCACGGACGTCCTCACCCAGCGCGCCTCCGCGATTCTTCTCGACCCCGAGTTCGGCCTGCCCGCCAGCAAGCATCGTCACGGCAAGGGCCTGCTACTCGCCTACGAGAAGACCGGCTATGACGCCGCCACTCCCGGGCGGCTCCCCGATCTGCTCGACCACTGGAGCGTTGGCCGCCTGAAGGAAGCCGGCGCCGACTGCATCAAAATCCTGCTCTACTACACTCCCTTCGATCCCCCCGCGATCAACGATGTCAAGCACGCGTTCATTGAGCGCATCGGCGCCGAGTGCCGCGCCTTTGACATCCCATTTTTCTGCGAGTTCGTCGGTTACGACGCCGATGGCGGCGATGAAAAGAGCGTTGAGTACGCCCGCAAGAAGCCGTCCATCGTTGCAGGCTCCATGAAGGAGTTCTCCAACCCGAAGTACGGCATCGACGTCCTCAAGGTTGAAGTGCCCATCGTGATGGAGTTCGTCGGCGGCTCAAAGGCCAACAAGGGCCAGAGCGCCTACACTCGTGCCGAGGCCATGCAGCACTTCCGCGACGCGGCCGCCGTCACCAACCTCCCGTTCATCTATCTCTCCGCCGGCGTCTCCAACCCCGTATTCATCGAGACTCTCGAGCTGTGCAACGAATCGGGCGTCGCTTACAACGGCGTGCTCTGCGGCCGCGCTACCTGGAAGGATGGCATCCCCATCTACGCCACCAAGGGCGAGCAGGCCTTCCGCGACTGGCTGAACACCACCGGCGTTGAGAACATCGACAACGTCAACCGCGCGCTCCAGGGTGCAACCCCGTGGAAGAGCAAGGTCGAGAACGCCTAA
- a CDS encoding sigma-54 dependent transcriptional regulator, translating to MSAPSQSNVVVPSDSPVTRSCATHPLSLLVIEDDPVLRDFCLEIGKQMGFAASFADSIPSARAVLPQPVDVVLLDVRLPGGEGLSLLDDIRAKHPSAIVIIMTAYPTVDSAVEALRTGAGDYLSKPFTVDDLALTLERAAERRIFDVESRELRERLRTGEGEGRLTGRSPGMEKLYRILSKVAFTTHPVLIVGESGTGKSVVAQAIHLNGPRAAEPFTTLECTVLTPAVMDAQLFGSAGEPPLLGRAGTIFLDEVSELPLDLQARLVRALETRQISTHDGTDSVPLAGRLLASTTRDLTRLVATGRFRNDLFYRLNVVNLRLPALRERKEDIPLLAASILERLHIESEDYHTIAQDALRLLVDYDWPGNVRELQHALERAFALSSGPVLHLGDLPTQLQNARIERDHRQPQAIAAPENLLTIEVRSIADMEKQAILTTLRQLNGDKLMAAKLLGIGKTTLYRKLKEYELTDSDV from the coding sequence ATGTCGGCCCCTTCGCAGAGCAATGTTGTCGTACCGTCTGATTCGCCCGTCACCAGGAGCTGCGCCACCCATCCTCTCTCGCTGCTGGTCATCGAGGACGACCCTGTGCTCCGGGACTTCTGTCTCGAGATCGGAAAGCAGATGGGGTTTGCTGCATCCTTCGCGGATTCGATACCGTCTGCGCGCGCGGTTCTTCCCCAGCCTGTGGATGTTGTGCTGCTTGATGTCCGCCTTCCCGGCGGCGAGGGCCTTTCGCTGCTGGACGACATTCGCGCGAAGCACCCCTCCGCGATCGTCATCATCATGACCGCCTACCCCACAGTCGACTCTGCGGTTGAGGCGCTTCGAACCGGTGCCGGCGACTATCTCTCCAAGCCCTTCACTGTCGACGACCTCGCCTTAACGCTGGAGCGCGCGGCCGAGCGACGCATCTTCGACGTGGAGTCCCGAGAGTTACGCGAGCGTCTACGTACAGGAGAAGGTGAGGGCCGGCTCACCGGCCGCTCTCCCGGCATGGAAAAGCTCTATCGCATCCTCTCCAAGGTCGCATTCACCACGCATCCGGTCCTCATCGTGGGCGAGTCAGGCACAGGCAAGAGCGTCGTCGCGCAGGCGATTCACCTGAACGGTCCTCGCGCCGCAGAGCCTTTTACCACCCTTGAATGCACTGTCCTCACGCCCGCGGTTATGGACGCACAGCTCTTTGGCTCTGCAGGCGAGCCGCCATTGCTCGGCCGTGCCGGTACCATCTTTCTCGACGAGGTCTCCGAGTTGCCGCTGGATCTCCAGGCCCGCCTGGTGCGCGCGCTCGAAACCCGCCAGATTTCCACCCACGACGGCACCGACTCCGTACCGCTCGCCGGCCGTCTGCTGGCTTCCACAACGCGCGACCTCACACGCTTGGTCGCAACCGGGCGCTTCCGCAATGATCTCTTCTATCGCCTCAACGTCGTCAACCTGCGCCTGCCGGCCCTTCGCGAGCGCAAGGAAGACATTCCGCTGCTCGCCGCCAGCATTCTCGAGCGACTGCATATTGAGAGCGAGGACTACCACACCATCGCGCAGGACGCTCTGCGGCTTCTTGTCGACTACGATTGGCCGGGCAATGTTCGCGAGCTCCAGCATGCGCTCGAACGTGCCTTCGCGCTCTCCAGTGGTCCAGTTCTGCACCTTGGCGATCTGCCCACTCAGCTCCAGAACGCCCGCATCGAACGCGACCACCGCCAGCCACAAGCCATCGCAGCCCCGGAGAACTTGCTCACCATCGAGGTTCGCTCGATTGCCGATATGGAGAAGCAGGCCATCCTCACCACGCTGCGTCAGTTGAACGGTGACAAGCTGATGGCGGCGAAGCTGCTCGGCATCGGAAAGACCACGCTTTATCGCAAGCTCAAGGAATACGAGCTCACCGATTCCGACGTCTGA
- a CDS encoding POTRA domain-containing protein, with product MTRDLRLLLVLAALCLCALSPAAAQTYTPKAIHFEGSPGLDSAELLSLSGWHEGVPITKAEIEAGMQKLADTGAFTGLSYVVNDAALTIKLTSAAGGQALPVRFVNLVWWQPDELLQLLEARVPLFHGNLPLTGSLTDQVQAALVDLLSEKGIPDAKVTSGLSTSRVGGPIDSVALSITSPQVLVGDTRFNGAIPALQPKLTSFSRKLAGQDFDRLTTSETVRQTSAEIFEDAGYLDISNDPPVFAPPRKELDHYVIDEEVTFHPGEIYRIGSINLQAAPPMSTADLTKALNVKVGGVASAVDLRLAESYLAQPYRERAYLTAEAHADLHKDPSTHTVACTFTIVPGGQFRLASVDTSALPPAAQSELARAWHPAPGTLMDQSLRMGLFNALHGLPSSLHVTEQDALDTTNHTGKITIHARETPHS from the coding sequence ATGACCCGGGACTTGCGTCTTCTTCTCGTTCTTGCCGCGCTGTGCTTGTGCGCGCTGTCGCCAGCTGCAGCCCAGACGTACACACCGAAGGCCATTCACTTTGAGGGCTCGCCAGGGCTCGATTCCGCCGAACTGCTGAGCCTGAGTGGCTGGCATGAAGGCGTACCGATCACCAAGGCCGAGATTGAAGCCGGGATGCAGAAGCTGGCCGATACCGGCGCCTTCACCGGGCTCAGCTACGTTGTGAACGACGCAGCTCTCACCATAAAGCTCACCTCGGCTGCCGGCGGTCAGGCCCTTCCCGTGCGCTTCGTCAACCTCGTCTGGTGGCAGCCAGACGAACTCCTGCAGCTTCTCGAAGCGCGCGTGCCGCTCTTCCACGGCAATCTTCCGCTGACCGGCAGTCTCACCGACCAGGTTCAGGCCGCGCTCGTCGACCTTCTCAGCGAGAAAGGAATCCCCGACGCGAAGGTCACCTCCGGGCTCTCCACCAGCCGCGTTGGCGGTCCAATCGATTCAGTCGCCCTTTCCATCACATCGCCGCAAGTGCTCGTCGGCGACACCCGGTTCAACGGCGCGATTCCGGCTCTCCAGCCAAAATTGACGTCCTTCAGCCGCAAGCTCGCCGGGCAAGATTTCGACCGCCTGACCACATCCGAAACCGTCCGCCAAACCTCCGCCGAGATCTTCGAAGACGCCGGATATCTCGACATCTCCAACGACCCTCCCGTCTTCGCTCCTCCACGTAAGGAGCTCGACCACTATGTAATCGACGAGGAGGTCACCTTTCATCCCGGTGAGATCTATCGCATCGGGAGCATCAATCTCCAGGCCGCGCCCCCTATGAGCACCGCCGATCTGACCAAGGCACTCAACGTAAAGGTTGGCGGCGTCGCTTCCGCCGTGGATCTCCGGCTCGCTGAAAGCTATCTGGCTCAGCCTTACAGGGAGCGCGCCTATCTAACGGCCGAGGCGCATGCCGACTTGCATAAAGATCCCTCGACCCACACCGTCGCCTGCACGTTCACCATCGTCCCCGGCGGGCAGTTCCGCCTCGCTTCGGTGGACACGAGCGCGCTTCCGCCCGCCGCGCAATCCGAGTTGGCGAGAGCATGGCATCCTGCTCCCGGCACCCTCATGGATCAATCGCTTCGAATGGGACTTTTCAACGCTCTCCACGGGCTCCCGTCGTCCCTCCATGTCACCGAGCAGGATGCGCTGGACACCACCAACCACACCGGCAAGATAACCATCCACGCCCGGGAAACACCGCACTCATAA